Proteins from a single region of Paramormyrops kingsleyae isolate MSU_618 chromosome 9, PKINGS_0.4, whole genome shotgun sequence:
- the myh14 gene encoding uncharacterized protein myh14 isoform X4 produces MSAKTAGVATNDVTHFLSMGAGPASPTSVFSASSQADWAAKRLVWVPSEKHGFEAASVREERGDEVEVELTDSGRRVTLSREEVQRMNPPRFSKVEDMADLTCLNEASVLHNLRERYYSGLIYTYSGLFCVVINPYKNLPIYTESIVEMYRGKKRHEMPPHIYAISEAAYRSMLQDREDQSILCTGESGAGKTENTKKVIQYLAHVASSHKTGTLGRSKDTTDSSKAAQRATAMLGRSEQYGELERQLLQANPILEAFGNAKTVKNDNSSRFGKFIRINFDVAGYIVGANIETYLLEKSRAIRQAKDERTFHIFYQLLCGASESMRADLLLAGADQYRFLSGGSIPVPGQSDAENFTQTMDSMTIMGFTKEEALAMMKVISAVLQFGNVSFHKEKNSDQASMPDDTAAQKLCHLLGISVLEFTRAILTPRIKVGREYVQKAQTKEQADFAVEALAKATYERLFRWLVHRINRALDRRQRQGASFIGILDIAGFEIFQLNSFEQLCINYTNEKLQQLFNHTMFVLEQEEYQREGIEWNFIDFGLDLQPCIDLIERPAHPPGVLALLDEECWFPRATDRSFVDKLSGEQGSHPKFHRPRQLRQEADFSIIHYAGRVDYKADEWLVKNMDPLNDNVASLLHQSSDHFISELWREDIQTLPRVYFFDSYATLQTNGSDMERIVGLDQVSSGGLGEGAGAVAFGAAGLKTKKGMFRTVGQLYKESLTKLMATLRNTNPNFLRCIIPNHEKRAGKLTPHLVLDQLRCNGVLEGIRICRQGFPNRIPFQEFRQRYEILTPNAIPRTFMDGKQACELMISALELDQNLFRVGQSKVFFRAGVLAHLEEERDLKITDTIIRFQSVARGYLARRAFLKKQQQLSALRVMQRNCAAYLKLRNWQWWRLFTKVKPLLQVTRQDEEIQAKEAELQKAKDKLSKVEQDFGDLERKHQQLIEEKAVLADQLQAEAELFAEAEEMRARLASRKQELEEVLGELEGRLEEEEERGVQLTNEKKRLQQNIQDLEEQLEEEEAARQRLLLEKVTLETKVKSLEAETLNLSEHRDRLNKEKKQLEERLSEVTDQLTEEEEKVKSLNKLKNKQEAVIADLEERLKREEQGRMEQEKWRRRMENEAVEAQEQLSELGLLSAELRGSLTQREKEITTLQGRLEEEGARRAEAQRALREAMSQVSELKEEVENERGMRERAEKQRRDLGEELEALRTELEDTLDTTAAQQELRSRREAELGELQRCLEEETRRHEAQLSELRVRHCAAIDSLQEQLDNSKRSRQSLEKAKAVLEEERSSLSGELKTLQGSRMESERGRKRAEGQLQELNARLAQSEREREEREERLHKLQSEIESLSASLSASESKSLRLSKEVSSLESQLHDAQELLQDETRQKLALGSRVRGLEEERAGLMERVEEEEERVKELNRQIQTHTQQLAELRRQLDEVNTAAEAGEECRRKLQRELEGACQRERTREEEKDRAERQRERLREEIEDMTVALQRERQNCTMLEKRQKKFDQCLADEKAVSARLAEERDRAEAENREKETRTLSLSRALQEATDQKEELERVNKQLRLDMEQLVNAQDDVGKNVHELERSRRSLETEAQSLRVQTQELEEELAEAENSRLRLEVTLQALRAQFEREISSKEEKGEEKRRALSKQVRELESQLEEERSQRAQAVSVKKQLEAELQEAEAQVEAATRGREEAQRQLRRLQTQMKDVLRELDETKLARDEVVAQSKDSEKRLQALEAELLQLTEELANAERIRRQAQQERDEMADEILNSSTGKSALCDEKRRLEVRVTQLEEELEEEQSNAEMLAERHRKTVLQVETLTVQLAGERTLTQKSDSAREQLERQNKELKVRLGEMEGALRGKHRLSVAALEAKIDAMEEQLEQERQERAVANKLVRKTEKKLKEVLMQVEDERRHADQYKEQLEKSMGRLRQLKRQLEEVEEENSRTNAQRRKLQRELEEMTDSSQSMTREIAALRNQLRRAPLPLSLRAARRPLVDDLSLENSDSEEPPASPSPSTGLPATPTPSEHSLEPQLPYGLTESE; encoded by the exons ATGTCTGCCAAGACAGCAGGGGTCGCCACCAACGATGTCACGCACTTCCTGTccatgggggcggggcctgcaTCCCCTACCTCAGTTTTCTCCGCTTCAAGCCAGGCTGACTGGGCAGCTAAGAGGCTGGTGTGGGTTCCCTCGGAGAAGCACGGCTTTGAG GCGGCCAGCGTGCGGGAGGAGCGCGGGGATGAGGTGGAAGTGGAGCTGACGGACAGTGGCCGGCGGGTGACGCTGTCCCGTGAGGAGGTGCAGCGCATGAACCCGCCACGCTTCAGCAAGGTGGAGGACATGGCTGACCTCACCTGCCTGAACGAGGCCTCCGTGCTACACAATCTGAGGGAGAGATACTACTCCGGCCTCATCTAT ACCTACTCGGGACTCTTCTGTGTGGTCATCAACCCATACAAGAACCTACCCATCTACACCGAGTCCATCGTAGAGATGTACCGGGGCAAGAAGCGCCACGAAATGCCCCCGCACATTTATGCCATCTCTGAGGCTGCGTACCGAAGCATGCTGCAAG ATAGAGAAGATCAGTCCATACTGTGCAC GGGTGAGTCGGGAGCCGGGAAGACGGAGAACACAAAGAAGGTGATCCAGTACTTGGCTCATGTGGCGTCATCGCACAAGACGGGCACGCTTGGCAGAAGCAAGGACACG ACGGATAGCTCCAAAGCTGCCCAGAGGGCCACTGCAATGCTCGGCAGG AGCGAACAGTAT GGGGAGCTGGAGAGGCAGCTTCTACAGGCCAATCCCATCCTGGAGGCTTTTGGCAACGCTAAGACCGTCAAGAATGACAATTCTTCTCGATTT GGTAAATTTATCCGCATCAATTTTGACGTGGCGGGGTACATCGTCGGAGCCAATATCGAGACCT ATCTCCTGGAGAAGTCCCGCGCCATCCGGCAGGCAAAGGACGAGAGGACCTTCCACATCTTCTACCAGCTCCTCTGTGGCGCCTCTGAGAGCATGAGAG CGGACCTGCTCCTGGCCGGTGCTGATCAGTACCGCTTCCTGAGCGGTGGCTCAATCCCGGTGCCGGGGCAGAGCGACGCCGAGAACTTCACACAGACGATGGATTCCATGACCATCATGGGCTTCACCAAGGAGGAGGCGCTGG CCATGATGAAGGTGATCTCGGCTGTGCTGCAGTTCGGAAACGTCTCCTTCCACAAGGAGAAGAACTCAGACCAGGCCTCCATGCCGGACGACACGGCGGCCCAGAAGCTGTGCCACCTGCTGGGCATCAGCGTGCTGGAGTTCACACGCGCCATCCTCACGCCCCGCATCAAAGTGGGCAGGGAGTACGTGCAGAAGGCGCAGACCAAGGAGCAG GCCGATTTTGCCGTGGAGGCTCTGGCCAAAGCTACATATGAGCGCCTCTTCCGCTGGCTGGTCCACCGGATCAACCGGGCCCTGGACCGCCGGCAGAGGCAGGGAGCCTCCTTCATCGGTATCCTGGACATCGCTGGGTTCGAGATCTTTCAG CTGAATTCGTTCGAGCAGCTGTGCATAAACTACACCAACGAGAAGCTCCAGCAGCTCTTCAACCACACCATGTTCgtgctggagcaggaggagtaCCAGAGGGAGGGCATCGAGTGGAACTTCATCGACTTTGGCTTGGACCTACAGCCCTGCATTGACCTCATAGAACGGCCT GCTCACCCACCAGGGGTGTTGGCTCTGCTGGACGAGGAGTGTTGGTTCCCGCGGGCCACGGACCGCTCCTTTGTGGACAAGCTGTCCGGGGAGCAGGGCTCACACCCCAAGTTCCACCGGCCCCGGCAGCTGAGACAGGAAGCTGACTTCTCCATCATCCACTATGCTGGGAGG GTGGACTACAAAGCAGATGAGTGGCTTGTGAAGAACATGGACCCTTTGAATGACAATGTAGCTTCACTTCTTCATCAGTCCTCTGATCACTTCATCTCTGAGCTGTGGCGTGAAG atATTCAGACTCTTCCTCGTGTTTACTTTTTCGACTCCTACGCCACTCTTCAGACCAATGGCTCTGACA TGGAGAGGATTGTGGGCCTGGACCAGGTCTCATCCGGGGGTCTGGGCGAAGGGGCCGGGGCGGTAGCCTTTGGAGCAGCAGGCTTGAAGACCAAGAAGGGCATGTTTAGGACAGTGGGGCAGCTCTATAAGGAGTCGCTGACCAAGCTGATGGCAACACTGAGGAACACCAACCCCAACTTCCTGCGCTGCATCATCCCCAACCACGAGAAGAGG GCGGGAAAGCTGACCCCCCACCTGGTTCTGGATCAGCTCCGATGTAATGGGGTCCTGGAGGGCATCCGCATTTGCAGACAGGGTTTTCCGAACCGCATCCCATTCCAGGAATTCAGGCAGAG GTATGAGATCCTGACCCCCAACGCCATCCCGCGCACCTTCATGGACGGCAAGCAGGCCTGTGAGCTCATG ATCAGTGCCCTGGAACTGGACCAGAACCTTTTCAGGGTGGGTCAGAGCAAGGTGTTCTTCAGAGCTGGGGTTCTGGCCCACCTAGAGGAAGAGCGGGATCTGAAGATCACGGACACCATCATCCGCTTCCAGAGCGTGGCCAGAGGCTACCTAGCGAGGAG GGCGTTCCTAaaaaagcagcagcagctcAGTGCCCTGAGGGTCATGCAGAGGAACTGTGCTGCCTACCTCAAGCTGAGGAACTGGCAGTGGTGGCGACTCTTCACCAAG GTGAAGCCCCTCCTGCAGGTCACACGCCAGGATGAAGAGATCCAGGCTAAGGAGGCCGAGCTTCAGAAGGCGAAGGACAAACTGTCCAAAGTGGAGCAGGACTTTGGTGACCTGGAGAGGAAACATCAGCAG CTGATTGAGGAGAAGGCAGTGCTCGCAGACCAGCTCCAGGCAGAGGCGGAGCTCTTTGCGGAGGCAGAGGAGATGAGAGCGAGGCTGGCCAGTAGGAAACAGGAATTGGAGGAAGTGCTGGGTGAACTTGAGGGGCgcctggaggaggaggaggagaggggtgTACAGCTGACCAATGAGAAGAAGCGGCTGCAGCAGAACATTCAG GACCTGgaggagcagctggaggaggaagaggcagCCCgacagcgcctcctgctggagAAGGTAACGCTGGAGACAAAGGTGAAGAGTCTGGAGGCGGAGACCCTGAACCTCAGCGAGCATAGAGATCGGCTCAACAAG GAGAAAAAGCAGCTTGAGGAGCGACTGAGCGAAGTGACAGACCAGCTGACAGAAGAGGAAGAGAAAGTGAAGAGCCTGAACAAACTAAAGAACAAGCAGGAAGCGGTCATCGCCGATTTGGAGG AGCGGCTGAAGCGGGAGGAGCAGGGCCggatggagcaggagaagtGGAGGCGCAGGATGGAGAATGAGGCCGTGGAGGCGCAGGAGCAGCTATCTGAGCTGGGTCTCCTGTCGGCTGAGCTGAGGGGGAGTTTGACCCAGCGGGAAAAGGAGATCACTACCCTGCAGGGCCG GCTAGAGGAGGAGGGGGCCCGAcgggcagaggcacagagagccCTGCGGGAAGCCATGTCGCAGGTGTCAGAGCTCAAGGAAGAGGTGGAGAATGAGCGGGGGATGAGGGAGAGAGCAGAGAAACAGCGGCGCGACCtgggggaggagctggaggctCTGCGGACCGAGCTGGAGGACACACTGGACACCACGGCTGCCCAGCAGGAGCTGAG GTCCCGcagggaggcggagctggggGAGCTACAGCGCTGCCTGGAGGAGGAGACGCGGCGTCACGAGGCCCAGCTGTCCGAGCTGCGCGTGCGCCACTGTGCAGCCATCGACTCGCTGCAGGAACAGCTGGATAACAGCAAGCGG TCACGCCAGTCGCTGGAGAAGGCCAAGGCAGTcctggaggaggagaggagcagcCTGAGTGGGGAGCTGAAGACGCTGCAGGGCAGCAGGATGGAGAGTGAGCGGGGCAGGAAGAGGGCGGAGGGccagctgcaggagctgaacGCCCGGCTAGCGCAGAGCGAGCGGGAACGGGAGGAGCGGGAGGAGCGGCTACACAAGCTGCAG TCTGAAATAGAGTCGCTGTCCGCCTCTCTCTCCGCGTCTGAGTCCAAATCCCTGCGACTCAGTAAGGAGGTCAGCAGCCTGGAGAGCCAGCTCCACGACGCCCAG GAGCTCCTGCAGGATGAGACGCGGCAGAAGCTGGCCCTGGGCTCACGGGTGCGAGGGCTGGAGGAAGAGCGGGCCGGGCTGATGGAGAgagtggaggaggaagaggagcgaGTGAAGGAGCTGAACAGGCAGATCCAGACTCACACGCAGCAG CTGGCTGAGCTGCGTCGGCAACTAGATGAGGTGAACACGGCGGCGGAGGCAGGAGAGGAATGCCGGCGAAAGCTGCAGCGGGAGCTGGAGGGCGCATGCCAGCGGGAGCGGACGCGGGAGGAGGAGAAGGACCGGGCGGAGCGGCAACGGGAGCGTCTCCGTGAGGAGATTGAGGACATGACCGTGGCCCTGCAACGCGAGAGGCAGAACTGCACCATGCTGGAGAAGAGGCAGAAAAAGTTCGACCAG TGCCTGGCGGATGAGAAAGCCGTCAGCGCCCGGCTGGCTGAGGAGCGGGACCGAGCGGAGGCAGAGAACCGCGAGAAGGAGACGCGCACCCTGTCCCTGTCCCGCGCCCTGCAGGAGGCCACTGACCAGAAGGAGGAGCTGGAACGTGTCAATAAGCAGCTGAGGCTCGACATGGAGCAGCTCGTAAATGCCCAGGACGACGTGGGCAAGAAT GTCCATGAGCTGGAGCGGTCTCGTCGGAGCCTGGAAACGGAGGCGCAGTCCCTCCGAGTGCAGAcccaggagctggaggaggagcttgCCGAGGCAGAGAACTCGAGGCTGAGGCTGGAGGTGACACTGCAGGCCCTGAGGGCGCAGTTCGAGAGGGAGATCAGCAGCAAGGAGGAGAAGGgcgaggagaagaggagggcaCTTAGCAAGCAG GTCCGAGAGCTGGAGTCACAGCTGGAAGAGGAGCGCAGCCAGAGAGCGCAGGCTGTATCCGTCAAGAAGCAACTGGAGGCGGAGCTACAGGAGGCAGAGGCACAGGTGGAGGCGGCCACTCGCggcagggaggaggcgcagagGCAGCTGCGACGTTTGCAG ACCCAGATGAAGGATGTGCTGCGGGAACTTGACGAGACGAAGCTGGCCCGTGATGAGGTGGTCGCCCAATCTAAGGACAGCGAGAAGCGGCTGCAGGCCCTGGAGGCGGAGCTACTGCAGCTAacggag GAACTGGCCAACGCAGAGAGGATAAGGAGACAGGCTCAGCAGGAGCGGGACGAAATGGCTGATGAGATACTCAACAGCTCCACTGGAAA ATCCGCACTGTGTGATGAGAAGCGGAGGCTGGAAGTGAGAGTGAcccagctggaggaggagctggaggaagagcAGAGCAATGCGGAGATGCTGGCGGAACGGCACAGGAAGACTGTCCTCCAG gtggagACCCTGACAGTGCAGCTTGCCGGGGAGCGCACCCTGACGCAAAAGAGTGACAGCGCCCGGGAGCAGCTGGAGAGGCAGAACAAGGAGCTGAAAGTCCGACTGGGGGAGATGGAGGGAGCCTTGCGAGGAAAACACAGACTCAGTGTCGCCGCCCTGGAGGCCAAGATTGATGCCATGGaggagcagctggagcaggagagaCA GGAGCGGGCAGTTGCCAACAAGCTGGTGCGCAAGACCGAGAAGAAGTTGAAGGAGGTACTGATGCAGGTGGAGGATGAGCGGAGACATGCTGACCAGTACAAGGAGCAG CTGGAGAAGTCCATGGGCCGTCTCCGGCAGCTGAAGAGACAactggaggaggtggaggaggagaacTCACGCACCAATGCACAGCGACGCAAACTGCAGCGGGAGCTGGAGGAAATGACGGACAGCAGTCAGAGCATGACCAGGGAGATCGCAGCCCTGCGCAACCAACTCAG ACgcgcccccctccctctctccctgcgTGCTGCCCGTCGGCCGCTGGTGGACGACCTCTCCCTAGAGAACTCCGATTCTGAGGAgccccccgcctccccctccccatccaCCGGCCTCCCGGCCACACCTACGCCCTCTGAGCACAGCCTGGAGCCCCAGCTCCCGTATGGCCTGACAGAGTCGGAGTGA